One Clostridia bacterium DNA window includes the following coding sequences:
- the moaC gene encoding cyclic pyranopterin monophosphate synthase MoaC — MAQLSHVDEKGQARMVDVTSKPSTMREAIARGRVRMQPTTLALIADGSISKGDVLATARVAGIMAAKQVGSLIPLCHPLNLTSVTVDFDFNYESSAVEIEAVARVNGPTGVEMEALTAVSVAGLTIYDMCKAVDRGMVVGDIRLVKKSGGKSGTYVRPGEDYSKE; from the coding sequence GTGGCACAACTTAGTCACGTTGACGAAAAGGGTCAGGCCCGAATGGTTGATGTAACCAGTAAACCCTCGACTATGCGCGAAGCGATAGCTCGAGGACGAGTGCGAATGCAACCCACAACTCTGGCCTTAATTGCCGATGGTTCTATCTCTAAGGGGGATGTGTTGGCAACAGCGCGAGTAGCAGGTATTATGGCGGCCAAGCAAGTAGGATCGTTGATTCCCTTGTGCCATCCCCTCAATCTAACTTCGGTCACAGTTGACTTCGATTTTAACTACGAGAGTAGCGCGGTAGAGATTGAAGCGGTGGCCCGGGTAAACGGGCCTACCGGAGTAGAAATGGAGGCTCTGACTGCTGTTAGCGTAGCTGGTCTTACCATTTATGATATGTGCAAAGCAGTAGACAGAGGTATGGTAGTGGGTGATATCAGGTTAGTCAAGAAGAGCGGTGGCAAGAGCGGTACTTATGTCAGACCGGGTGAAGATTATAGTAAGGAGTAA